One genomic segment of Hordeum vulgare subsp. vulgare chromosome 2H, MorexV3_pseudomolecules_assembly, whole genome shotgun sequence includes these proteins:
- the LOC123427603 gene encoding protein NARROW LEAF 1 has product MKPSDDRMQLSGLTRSEESSLDVEGHCSHHEAFPCSPSMQPVASGCVHTENSAAYFLWPTSNLQHCAAEGRANYFGNLQKGLLPVLPGKLPKGQQANSLLDLMTIRAFHSKILRRFSLGTAVGFRITKGVLTETPAILVFVARKVHKKWLNPNQCLPAILAGPGGVWCDVDVVEFSYYGAPAQTPKEQTFSELVNKLCGSDEYIGSGSQVASQDTFGTLGAIVKRRTNNKQVGFLTNRHVAVDLDYPNQKMFHPLPPNLGPGVYLGAVERATSFITDDVWYGIYAGTNPETFVRADGAFIPFADDFDISTVTTVVREVGEIGDVKIIDLQCPIKSLIGRQVCKVGRSSGHTTGTVMAYALEYNDEKGICFFTDLLVVGENRQTFDLEGDSGSLIILTSQDGEKPRPIGIIWGGTANRGRIKLTSGYGPENWTTGVDLGRLLDRLELDLIINDESLKDAVQEQRNAFVAAINSAIGESSAVTVTAPEATPAEKVEEIFEPLGIQIQQLPRHDPTSAADEGEGAANTPSDMEERQFISNFVGMSPVRRDHDARRTIANLNNPSEEELAMSLHLGDREPKRLRLDPESNLDLEKQPHPDQEPSLDLEKQPRSDPEMMSLDLEKQPRSDPEPGLDLEKRLPADPEPSIDLEK; this is encoded by the exons ATGAAGCCTTCAGATGACAGGATGCAGCTCTCAGGTTTGACGCGGTCGGAAGAGTCGTCTCTTGATGTGGAGGGGCATTGCTCTCACCATGAGGCATTTCCTTGTTCTCCGTCGATGCAACCGGTTGCTTCTGGGTGCGTGCACACAGAAAACAGCGCGGCATACTTCTTATGGCCGACTTCAAACCTGCAGCATTGTGCGGCGGAGGGACGGGCAAACTACTTTGGGAACCTCCAGAAAGGATTACTGCCGGTACTCCCTGGAAAGCTGCCCAAGGGTCAGCAAGCAAATAGCTTGCTTGATTTGATGACCATAAGAGCTTTCCACAGCAAGATATTGCGGCGTTTCAGCCTTGGGACGGCAGTGGGCTTCCGCATAACAAAAGGGGTTCTCACAGAAACCCCTGCCATTCTTGTCTTCGTTGCTCGAAAGGTTCACAAGAAATGGCTTAATCCGAACCAATGCCTTCCTGCAATTCTTGCG GGTCCAGGAGGTGTTTGGTGTGATGTTGATGTCGTAGAATTTTCATACTATGGTGCGCCGGCTCAAACACCTAAAGAACAGACGTTTAGTGAGCTTGTTAATAAGCTGTGTGGCAGTGACGAATATATTGGTTCAGGCTCTCAG GTTGCAAGCCAGGATACATTTGGAACTTTGGGTGCAATTGTGAAACGACGCACCAACAACAAGCAAGTTGGTTTCCTCACGAACCGACATGTTGCAGTTGATTTGGACTATCCTAACCAGAAGATGTTTCACCCGTTGCCGCCGAATCTTGGGCCTGGTGTTTATCTTGGAGCTGTCGAGAGGGCAACATCTTTCATCACAGATGATGTTTGGTATGGAATTTATGCTGGAACAAACCCAG AGACATTTGTACGAGCTGACGGCGCATTCATCCCATTTGCTGATGACTTTGACATTTCCACAGTCACAACTGTAGTTAGGGAAGTTGGTGAGATTGGGGATGTTAAGATTATAGATCTGCAGTGTCCTATCAAGAGCCTCATCGGGAGGCAAGTTTGCAAAGTCGGCAGAAGTTCCGGTCACACAACTGGGACTGTGATGGCATATGCCCTTGAGTACAATGATGAGAAAGGAATATGCTTCTTCACTGACCTCCTCGTTGTTGGTGAGAATCGCCAAACATTTGATTTGGAGGGTGACAGCGGAAGCCTTATTATCCTGACCAGCCAGGATGGGGAGAAGCCACGTCCTATTGGGATAATATGGGGTGGCACAGCAAACCGTGGGAGGATAAAGCTCACAAGTGGCTATGGTCCTGAAAACTGGACTACAGGGGTTgatcttggccgccttcttgatCGCCTAGAACTTGATCTTATCATAAACGACGAATCGCTCAAAG ATGCTGTGCAGGAGCAAAGGAATGCTTTTGTGGCTGCAATTAACTCTGCTATTGGGGAGTCCTCTGCGGTGACTGTTACTGCCCCAGAAGCCACCCCAGCAGAGAAGGTTGAAGAGATCTTTGAGCCTCTTGGGATCCAAATTCAGCAGCTGCCTCGTCACGACCCGACAAGCGCCGCAGACGAAGGGGAGGGCGCAGCCAACACACCGTCCGACATGGAAGAGCGTCAGTTCATCTCGAACTTCGTTGGCATGTCTCCGGTGCGCCGTGACCATGATGCTCGGAGGACCATTGCCAACCTGAACAACCCGTCAGAGGAAGAGCTTGCCATGTCGCTGCACCTAGGCGACCGGGAGCCCAAGCGGCTACGTTTGGACCCGGAATCAAACCTAGACCTCGAGAAGCAGCCTCACCCGGACCAGGAACCGAGCCTAGATCTGGAGAAGCAGCCTCGTTCGGACCCGGAAATGATGAGCCTAGACCTGGAGAAGCAGCCTCGCTCGGACCCGGAACCGGGCCTGGACCTGGAGAAGCGCCTTCCAGCTGACCCGGAGCCGAGCATAGACTTGGAGAAGTGA